One genomic segment of Aliarcobacter cibarius includes these proteins:
- a CDS encoding UvrD-helicase domain-containing protein — MTLTQEQENIVNSSLESFKINAVAGSGKTTTLLLYAQKNPHLRILYLAYNKSLQIAILDKLKDFKLNNLSTSTIHSLAYNKTRAYNYQLTNELKAHILDRFLSYYELDINQKTFYASNLYLAVLKDFINFYCNSSLIAIDEKLLDSFIKQSDFEAQYLELINKEKKQLLVHLKAVLSAMKKGQLEATHDFYLKMYYLSKNLSKDIDYDLILIDEAQDISDVMIAIVENFEKKRIYVGDSFQQIYSFRYASNALNKINLPSYSLTTSFRFSNSYAKTLQALLNKAYALNGKHELILNGIDCSTKIGSEFIDFKKPFTIISRTSFALIAEIVKYIHDKKKIYFEGGYSSYSFMNQTVYSIFYLKNRKNEKITVDELKNFGSIYELETFAKETKNQEYLNIIKFINTYGDNIFEINKKIKDLVTTIKEEADIIFTTTHKAKGMEYNQVIMTDDFITKKDILNTKKSLSFNQINEELNIYYVASTRAKSAISLASLE; from the coding sequence ATGACATTAACGCAAGAGCAAGAAAATATTGTAAATAGCTCTTTGGAGTCATTTAAAATCAATGCTGTAGCTGGTAGTGGAAAAACAACTACCCTACTTTTATATGCACAAAAAAATCCTCACTTAAGAATACTTTACCTTGCTTATAATAAATCTTTGCAAATTGCTATATTAGATAAATTAAAAGATTTTAAACTTAACAATTTAAGCACAAGTACAATTCATTCATTAGCCTATAATAAAACTAGAGCTTATAACTATCAACTAACAAATGAACTAAAGGCACATATTTTAGATAGATTTCTTAGTTATTACGAACTTGATATCAACCAAAAAACATTTTATGCTTCAAATTTATATTTAGCTGTTCTAAAAGACTTTATAAACTTTTATTGCAACTCTAGTTTAATTGCTATTGATGAAAAACTTCTTGATAGTTTCATAAAACAAAGTGATTTTGAAGCACAATATTTGGAGCTAATTAACAAAGAAAAAAAACAGCTTCTAGTACATTTAAAAGCAGTTTTGAGTGCAATGAAAAAAGGTCAACTTGAAGCAACTCATGATTTTTATTTAAAAATGTATTATCTAAGTAAAAATTTAAGCAAAGATATTGATTATGATTTAATCTTAATAGACGAAGCGCAAGATATAAGTGATGTAATGATTGCTATAGTTGAAAATTTTGAGAAAAAACGAATATATGTGGGTGATAGTTTTCAACAAATCTATAGTTTCAGATACGCTTCAAATGCACTAAATAAGATAAATCTTCCATCATATAGCCTAACAACAAGTTTTAGATTTTCAAATTCTTATGCTAAAACTCTTCAAGCATTACTAAATAAAGCTTATGCTTTAAATGGTAAACATGAACTTATCTTAAATGGGATAGATTGCAGTACAAAAATTGGTTCAGAATTTATAGATTTTAAAAAACCCTTTACAATAATTTCCAGAACATCATTTGCTTTAATAGCTGAAATTGTGAAATATATTCATGATAAAAAGAAAATATATTTTGAAGGTGGTTACTCCTCTTATTCATTCATGAATCAAACAGTTTACTCTATTTTTTATCTAAAAAATAGAAAAAATGAAAAAATAACAGTAGATGAACTTAAAAATTTTGGCTCAATATATGAGCTAGAAACTTTTGCAAAAGAGACAAAAAACCAGGAATATTTAAACATAATAAAATTTATAAATACTTATGGAGATAATATTTTTGAAATAAACAAAAAAATAAAAGACTTAGTAACCACAATAAAAGAAGAAGCTGATATTATATTTACAACCACTCATAAAGCAAAAGGCATGGAATACAATCAAGTAATTATGACTGATGATTTTATTACGAAAAAAGATATATTAAATACAAAAAAATCTTTAAGTTTCAATCAAATAAATGAAGAATTAAATATATATTATGTAGCTAGCACAAGAGCAAAAAGTGCCATATCTTTGGCATCATTGGAGTAA
- the selB gene encoding selenocysteine-specific translation elongation factor: MANIIIGTAGHIDHGKTALIHALNGFEGDSTNEEKQRGITIDLSFSNLSFGQRNIAFIDVPGHEKLIKNMIAGAFGFDYVMLVISAKEGIMPQTIEHIQILELLGVKNLIIVITKKDLVDENFLEEQEKSILDYLKSYNFDIKFIKRVSVYDENSINDLKNALFSINSNQKESENFFRFYIDRVFSVKGIGTVVTGTVLGKKIELEEKVFLPHLQKETKIKNIQVHNQNVLEANISNRAALNLSNIDKDLLKRGNIISKKGFLRGFNSIDISFNCLKDKKLNHNQIYTLFIGAKKLDVKVLLFDSLTTLEKGFATIKADENIYSIFGEKLILRNQNETIAGGIVLNPIIDPMNKNQKTRLLSNLAKKDFNEAFKVLLEAHKKGLGVISSTQRFALSHEEALDFAKNLEDVFIDEKELVIYPNSTKNEIEIFIKNIYNKNQYALLSASSIALRATWASLGFIQEALSDLVKIGFLIKEENLYKSANIKKDIKKDLEDIFLNRLKSEDLTPTAPYNIYDDLDIDRKLGDDILKSLTAKKQVIRLQHNLFIHFESLNKAVKTMKDIIKKDGFIEIFNFKQRYDLSRKYLVAYLDYLDNFSDIKKVENRRVFA; the protein is encoded by the coding sequence ATGGCTAATATCATAATAGGAACAGCAGGTCATATAGACCATGGTAAAACAGCACTTATTCATGCCTTAAATGGTTTTGAAGGTGATAGCACAAATGAAGAAAAGCAAAGAGGAATAACAATAGATTTGAGTTTTTCTAATCTATCTTTTGGTCAAAGAAATATAGCTTTTATAGACGTACCAGGGCACGAAAAACTTATAAAAAACATGATTGCTGGAGCTTTTGGATTTGATTATGTAATGCTTGTAATTAGTGCAAAAGAAGGAATTATGCCCCAAACTATTGAGCATATTCAAATCTTAGAACTTTTAGGAGTAAAAAATCTAATTATTGTTATCACGAAAAAAGATTTGGTAGATGAAAATTTTCTAGAAGAACAAGAGAAATCCATCCTAGACTATTTAAAATCTTACAATTTTGATATAAAATTTATAAAAAGAGTATCAGTTTATGATGAAAATTCTATAAATGATTTAAAAAATGCACTTTTTTCTATAAATAGTAATCAAAAAGAGTCTGAAAACTTTTTTAGATTTTATATAGATAGAGTATTTAGTGTAAAAGGTATTGGTACAGTAGTTACTGGTACTGTTTTAGGTAAAAAAATAGAATTAGAAGAGAAAGTATTTTTACCACATTTACAAAAAGAGACAAAAATAAAAAATATTCAAGTACATAACCAAAATGTACTTGAAGCAAATATCTCCAATAGAGCCGCTTTAAATCTTTCAAATATTGACAAAGATCTTTTAAAAAGAGGTAATATTATCTCTAAAAAAGGATTTTTAAGAGGATTTAACTCTATTGATATTAGCTTTAATTGTCTAAAAGATAAAAAATTAAATCACAATCAAATTTATACACTATTTATTGGTGCAAAAAAATTAGATGTTAAAGTTTTACTTTTTGATAGCTTAACTACTCTTGAGAAAGGGTTTGCAACAATAAAAGCAGATGAAAATATTTACTCTATTTTTGGTGAAAAATTAATTTTAAGAAATCAAAACGAAACAATTGCTGGAGGAATTGTATTAAATCCAATAATTGATCCTATGAATAAAAATCAAAAAACAAGATTACTTTCAAATCTTGCAAAAAAAGATTTTAATGAAGCATTTAAAGTTCTTTTAGAAGCTCATAAAAAAGGTTTAGGAGTAATATCATCAACTCAAAGATTTGCTCTAAGCCACGAAGAAGCTTTAGATTTTGCAAAAAATTTAGAAGATGTTTTTATAGATGAAAAAGAGCTTGTTATTTATCCAAACTCTACAAAAAACGAAATAGAAATCTTTATAAAAAATATATATAATAAAAATCAATATGCTCTTCTTTCAGCTTCATCAATAGCTCTTAGAGCAACATGGGCAAGCCTTGGATTTATTCAAGAAGCTTTAAGTGATTTAGTAAAAATTGGATTTCTAATAAAAGAAGAAAACTTATACAAAAGTGCAAATATAAAAAAAGATATAAAAAAAGATTTAGAAGATATCTTTTTAAATAGATTAAAAAGTGAAGATTTAACTCCAACTGCTCCATATAATATCTATGATGATCTTGATATTGATAGAAAATTAGGAGATGATATTTTAAAATCACTAACAGCTAAAAAACAAGTTATTAGACTACAACACAATCTTTTTATTCACTTTGAAAGCTTGAATAAAGCTGTTAAAACAATGAAAGATATAATAAAAAAAGATGGATTTATAGAGATTTTCAACTTCAAACAAAGATATGATTTAAGTAGAAAATATCTAGTAGCTTACTTGGATTATTTAGATAATTTTTCGGATATAAAAAAAGTTGAGAATAGAAGAGTATTTGCCTAG
- the selA gene encoding L-seryl-tRNA(Sec) selenium transferase, whose translation MLLKSIPKVDRFITNIAFEGLAKSLITKISKEKISNLRENILQNKILSFDENLLIKDVIDEYKNITSSSLKPLINATGIIVHTNLGRSLLHKETLEKAFNIATSYNNLEYDLQKGQRGERYEHITKSLKELLDCEDALVVNNNASAVFLILNTFCKNKEVVVSRGELVEIGGSFRVPEVMNQSGAILKEIGTTNKTHLRDYENAICEKTSMLMKVHKSNYEIVGFSSEVKFEDISNLAKQHNLIDYYDMGSGHIDELPYGLGKNEPSIKELMKQNPSLLSFSGDKLLGSVQAGIIIGKKELISKIKKNQLLRMLRVDKITLALLEESINLYLKNELDKIPTLKMLNTSIEMLENRAKKVQKSLENILKTEVLNTNTLVGGGTTPNRKIPTVALSLEFKDFKANKIEKILRDNLIISRIENDKVLLDFRTILEEDLEKLENILKEIFKNG comes from the coding sequence ATGTTATTAAAATCCATTCCAAAGGTTGATAGGTTTATCACAAACATAGCTTTTGAAGGGTTAGCAAAATCGTTAATCACTAAAATATCTAAAGAAAAAATATCAAATTTAAGAGAAAATATTTTACAAAACAAAATACTTAGTTTTGATGAAAATTTACTAATAAAAGATGTTATTGATGAATATAAAAATATTACATCTTCTTCTTTAAAACCTCTAATAAATGCAACTGGTATAATAGTTCACACAAATTTAGGAAGAAGTTTACTTCATAAAGAAACTCTAGAAAAAGCATTTAATATAGCTACTTCTTACAATAATTTAGAATATGATTTACAAAAAGGACAAAGAGGTGAAAGATATGAGCACATCACAAAAAGTTTAAAAGAACTTTTAGATTGTGAAGATGCTTTAGTAGTAAATAACAATGCAAGTGCTGTTTTTTTAATCTTAAATACATTTTGTAAGAATAAAGAAGTTGTTGTAAGCCGAGGAGAACTTGTAGAAATTGGTGGAAGTTTTAGAGTTCCTGAAGTTATGAATCAAAGTGGTGCAATATTAAAAGAGATTGGAACTACAAATAAAACTCATCTAAGAGACTATGAAAATGCCATTTGTGAAAAAACTTCTATGCTTATGAAAGTACATAAATCAAATTATGAAATAGTTGGATTTTCAAGTGAAGTAAAATTTGAAGATATATCAAATCTTGCAAAACAACATAATCTAATAGACTATTATGATATGGGAAGTGGTCATATTGATGAACTTCCTTATGGATTAGGAAAAAATGAACCAAGTATTAAAGAACTTATGAAACAAAATCCTAGTTTACTCAGTTTTTCAGGAGATAAACTTTTAGGAAGTGTTCAAGCGGGAATTATCATAGGGAAAAAAGAACTAATATCAAAAATAAAAAAGAATCAACTTTTAAGAATGCTAAGAGTTGATAAAATAACTCTAGCACTTTTAGAAGAGAGTATTAATTTATATCTAAAAAATGAACTTGATAAAATTCCAACATTAAAAATGCTAAATACAAGTATAGAGATGCTAGAAAATAGAGCAAAAAAAGTTCAAAAATCTTTAGAAAATATTTTAAAAACAGAAGTTTTAAATACTAATACATTAGTTGGTGGAGGAACAACTCCAAATAGGAAAATTCCAACTGTTGCACTAAGTTTAGAATTTAAAGATTTTAAAGCAAATAAAATTGAAAAAATTTTAAGAGATAATTTAATTATAAGTCGAATTGAAAATGATAAAGTTTTACTTGATTTTAGAACAATTTTAGAAGAAGATTTAGAAAAACTAGAAAATATTTTAAAAGAGATTTTTAAAAATGGCTAA